From a single Dehalococcoidia bacterium genomic region:
- the xseA gene encoding exodeoxyribonuclease VII large subunit codes for MIQAYSVSELARLICRTLRGEPLLQDLWLEGELSNLRAGYGGHLYFTLKDEAAQVRCVMFGGQWRAVGLENGQQVLAHGRVDFWEGRGDLQFYVDFVQPAGVGLWQAQFEMLKAKLEAEGLFDPSRKRPLPPFPRRIGVATSPAGHVFHDICQVIGRRWPLAEVVLAPTPVQGPEAVSGLTWAIRRLNEVGVDVIIVARGGGSLEELWPFNEEQVARAIFASRAPVVSGVGHEPDVTIADLVADVRAPTPSAAAEVAAPDRAHLLQRLQGTLAFLESEMWDCIQSRRRDVALAAACLDRSLPDIPSLVSRALGLGQRCLALAQQRARHLEERLQGLGLRLAALDPRATLARGYAIVRKRGGPVVASTAQVRGGDLLDVYVADGHFPAEVKRQYGF; via the coding sequence GTGATCCAGGCGTATTCGGTCTCCGAGCTGGCCCGCCTCATATGCCGCACCCTGCGGGGCGAGCCGCTGCTGCAGGACCTGTGGCTGGAGGGCGAGCTGTCCAATCTGCGGGCGGGCTATGGCGGCCACCTCTACTTCACCCTGAAGGACGAAGCTGCCCAGGTCCGTTGCGTCATGTTCGGTGGACAGTGGCGCGCCGTGGGCCTGGAGAACGGGCAGCAGGTGCTGGCCCACGGGCGCGTCGACTTCTGGGAGGGCCGGGGCGACCTGCAGTTCTATGTGGACTTCGTCCAGCCGGCCGGCGTGGGCCTGTGGCAGGCCCAGTTCGAGATGCTGAAGGCCAAGCTCGAGGCGGAGGGCCTCTTCGACCCCTCGCGCAAGCGCCCGCTGCCGCCGTTTCCGCGCCGCATCGGTGTGGCCACGTCGCCGGCAGGCCACGTGTTCCACGACATCTGCCAGGTCATCGGTCGGCGCTGGCCTCTGGCCGAAGTGGTGCTGGCGCCCACGCCGGTGCAGGGGCCCGAGGCCGTGTCGGGGCTGACCTGGGCCATCCGCCGGCTCAACGAGGTGGGCGTGGACGTCATCATCGTGGCCCGGGGAGGTGGCTCCCTGGAGGAGCTGTGGCCGTTCAACGAGGAGCAGGTGGCCCGGGCCATCTTTGCCAGCCGGGCGCCCGTGGTGAGCGGGGTGGGCCACGAGCCTGATGTCACCATCGCCGACCTGGTGGCCGACGTCCGGGCCCCCACTCCATCAGCGGCAGCGGAGGTGGCCGCGCCCGACCGCGCCCACCTCCTGCAGCGCCTGCAGGGGACCCTGGCCTTTCTCGAGTCCGAAATGTGGGACTGTATCCAATCGCGTCGTCGCGACGTGGCCCTGGCTGCTGCCTGTCTGGACCGATCGCTGCCCGACATCCCTTCCCTGGTCTCTCGCGCGCTGGGCCTAGGACAGCGTTGCCTGGCCCTGGCCCAGCAGCGGGCGCGGCACCTGGAGGAGCGGCTGCAGGGCCTGGGCCTGCGTCTGGCCGCCCTGGACCCCCGGGCCACGCTCGCCCGGGGCTATGCCATCGTTCGCAAACGTGGCGGGCCGGTGGTGGCCAGCACGGCCCAGGTGCGGGGCGGGGACTTGCTGGACGTATACGTGGCCGACGGCCACTTCCCGGCGGAGGTGAAGCGCCAGTATGGCTTCTGA
- a CDS encoding MarR family transcriptional regulator → MDKQRLLDHSLSLLARLMSWADPGRLEEWSEMGLTITQIRLLFLLRRNPGATATALANELDVSPPVLTRMVDRLVRHGLVQRQMASDDRRRVCHYLTPKGADTVQRLEDVGRTQLRAVLAQLSDQELVQVVEALERLWALIESQMAASPARHS, encoded by the coding sequence ATGGACAAACAGAGGTTGCTGGACCATTCCCTTTCCCTCCTGGCGCGGCTCATGTCCTGGGCCGATCCCGGTCGGCTGGAGGAGTGGTCGGAGATGGGCCTCACCATCACCCAGATACGGCTGCTCTTCCTCCTGCGGCGGAATCCGGGCGCCACCGCGACGGCTCTGGCCAACGAGCTTGACGTGAGCCCGCCAGTGCTCACGCGCATGGTGGACCGCCTTGTGCGCCATGGCCTCGTGCAGCGGCAGATGGCCAGCGATGACCGTCGGCGCGTCTGCCACTATCTGACCCCCAAGGGTGCCGACACGGTGCAGCGGCTCGAGGATGTGGGGCGGACGCAGCTCCGGGCTGTGCTGGCCCAGCTCTCGGACCAGGAGCTGGTCCAGGTGGTGGAAGCCCTGGAGCGTCTGTGGGCCCTCATCGAGTCACAGATGGCAGCCAGCCCGGCCCGCCACAGCTGA
- a CDS encoding helix-turn-helix transcriptional regulator, producing the protein MTEGQVHVEILSFCPKYERAVRILAKPWTPIVVRALLAGPRRFSQIREYTGHISDRVLSQRLKELEREGIVERRVIPSTPVRIEYALTPKGHELQQVVEAVQRWADRWLAVPDGH; encoded by the coding sequence ATGACAGAGGGACAGGTGCACGTAGAGATACTGAGCTTTTGTCCCAAATACGAGCGGGCGGTGCGCATCCTGGCCAAGCCCTGGACGCCCATCGTCGTTCGGGCGCTGCTGGCAGGGCCGCGACGCTTCTCCCAGATACGCGAATACACGGGCCACATAAGCGACCGCGTGCTCTCTCAGCGCCTGAAGGAGCTGGAGCGGGAGGGGATCGTGGAGCGGCGCGTCATTCCCAGCACCCCCGTCCGCATCGAATACGCCCTGACGCCCAAGGGTCACGAGCTTCAGCAAGTGGTGGAGGCTGTCCAGCGCTGGGCCGACCGCTGGCTGGCCGTGCCCGACGGCCACTGA
- a CDS encoding enoyl-CoA hydratase-related protein produces the protein MEEYGSHLKQELRDDGVLILTLNRPEALNALSQEMVDGLAAALERAERDRAVRCLVITGAGRGFCAGGDVRAMGGRSEQEASSPATVPPVEVWERRFRSLRRQHASVPLRLYQFPRPTLALINGPVAGAGLGLACACDIRLASDRAVFTTAFARIGRSGDYGITFFLRHLVGPARARELLFTAEIIDAETALRYGLVNHVYPHEELMERGLELASRLARGPVGAYTRMKDVLRAADTGDLQRVLELEAMYMTLSGMTEEGREFLLRFLEERSSRRP, from the coding sequence ATGGAGGAGTACGGCTCTCACCTCAAGCAGGAGCTGAGGGACGATGGCGTCCTCATCCTCACCCTCAACCGCCCCGAGGCCCTCAATGCCCTGAGCCAGGAGATGGTGGATGGCCTGGCGGCTGCCCTGGAGCGGGCCGAACGCGACCGAGCCGTGCGTTGCCTGGTCATCACGGGTGCCGGGCGGGGCTTCTGCGCCGGCGGGGATGTGAGGGCTATGGGTGGTCGCAGCGAGCAGGAGGCATCGTCTCCCGCCACCGTGCCGCCGGTGGAGGTGTGGGAGAGGCGCTTTCGTTCGCTGCGGCGTCAGCATGCCTCGGTGCCCCTGCGCCTCTATCAGTTCCCTCGGCCTACCCTGGCCCTCATCAACGGGCCGGTGGCCGGCGCGGGCCTGGGGCTGGCCTGCGCCTGCGACATAAGGCTGGCCTCGGACCGGGCGGTATTCACGACCGCCTTCGCCCGCATAGGCCGGAGCGGCGACTACGGCATCACCTTCTTCCTGCGGCATCTGGTAGGGCCGGCCCGCGCCCGCGAGCTGCTCTTCACGGCCGAGATCATCGACGCCGAGACCGCCCTGCGCTACGGGCTGGTGAACCACGTCTACCCTCACGAGGAGCTGATGGAGCGGGGGCTGGAGCTGGCCAGCCGCCTGGCCCGAGGGCCGGTAGGGGCCTACACCCGCATGAAGGACGTCCTGAGGGCCGCCGACACCGGCGACCTCCAGCGGGTTCTGGAGCTGGAGGCCATGTACATGACCCTCTCGGGCATGACCGAAGAGGGACGCGAGTTCCTGCTGCGGTTTCTGGAGGAGCGCTCGTCCCGTCGTCCCTGA